One Podarcis raffonei isolate rPodRaf1 chromosome 3, rPodRaf1.pri, whole genome shotgun sequence genomic region harbors:
- the DYNLT2 gene encoding dynein light chain Tctex-type protein 2 yields MDKNRKRLSSTPSHHSGASRKHSELSRPSQIGRHRASSHEIPGLDPDDESITDMTRNELLAFKASFARPKYANTYRMEPYRKCEAHVIRKKAEEILKSKLQDFKYAGQNGSTICINLTEDLLAAVKDLNYDRYKYVVQVFLVEKTGQSVNIASRWVWDVARDTWVQAQHETEDFVIIALIIACYYE; encoded by the exons ATGGACAAAAACAGGAAAAGGCTGAGTAGTACCCCTTCTCACCACTCGGGGGCGTCGAGGAAGCATAGTGAACTGAGTCGG CCTTCACAGATTGGGAGACACAGAGCTTCAAGCCATGAGATTCCAGGTTTGGACCCGGATGATGAGTCTATTACAGATATGACAAGAAATGAGCTCTTGGCGTTCAAGGCTAGTTTTGCAAGACCAAAATATGCGAACACATACAGAATGGAACCCTATAGAAAATGTGAGGCTCACGTAATAAGGAAGAAAGCTGAAGAGATCTTAAAG AGCAAACTTCAAGATTTTAAATATGCTGGTCAGAATGGCTCCACGATATGTATAAACCTCACAGAAGATTTATTAGCAGCTGTCAAGGATTTGAACTATGACCGTTACAAGTATGTGGTCCAAGTATTTCTTGTGGAAAAGACTGGTCAGTCAGTAAAT ATTGCCAGCAGATGGGTCTGGGATGTTGCAAGGGACACCTGGGTTCAAGCTCAACATGAAACTGAGGATTTTGTTATAATAGCTCTGATCATTGCTTGCTATTATGAGTGA